One genomic region from Vannielia litorea encodes:
- a CDS encoding sulfotransferase family protein produces the protein MGFPGTWMTESESVVYRVVPKCACSTIGQIMFYSDHGKFFDGDIHDSTAGLHKWAQDESQPLIEANVTAHQSYAFTCVRNPYTRILSSFFDKICGIQRNGKRYRGKLVPMLIQKYGIEVGDPESGFEFDQIKSFRRFLLFARDTIRWRRPMDPDIHWSAMSGHISTFIVNGGSYDNIFWTEKFNEGMQSVLDAIDVPHEVKLDDIPRFNESEGHGPKRAHPVEDYFDDLSMHLVYEIYKRDFHLFKYNFEDPSNKMPVGEIDLEEVHAKLGD, from the coding sequence ATGGGCTTTCCCGGCACGTGGATGACCGAGAGTGAAAGCGTGGTGTATCGGGTGGTGCCGAAATGCGCCTGCTCGACCATCGGGCAGATCATGTTCTACTCCGATCACGGCAAGTTCTTTGACGGCGACATTCATGACAGCACGGCTGGCCTGCACAAATGGGCGCAGGACGAGAGCCAGCCGCTGATCGAAGCCAATGTGACGGCGCACCAGAGCTATGCCTTCACCTGCGTGCGCAATCCCTACACGCGGATTCTCTCGAGCTTCTTCGACAAGATCTGCGGCATCCAGCGCAACGGAAAGCGCTACCGGGGCAAGCTGGTGCCGATGCTGATCCAGAAATACGGGATCGAGGTGGGCGACCCGGAGAGCGGCTTCGAGTTCGACCAGATCAAGAGCTTCCGCCGATTTCTGCTCTTTGCCCGCGATACCATCCGCTGGCGCCGCCCGATGGACCCCGACATTCACTGGAGCGCGATGAGCGGGCACATCAGCACCTTCATCGTGAACGGCGGCAGCTACGACAACATCTTCTGGACCGAGAAGTTCAACGAGGGCATGCAATCGGTGCTGGACGCGATCGACGTACCGCATGAGGTGAAGCTGGATGACATCCCCCGCTTCAACGAGAGCGAGGGCCACGGGCCGAAGCGGGCGCATCCGGTGGAGGATTACTTCGACGACCTGTCGATGCATCTCGTCTACGAGATCTACAAGCGCGACTTCCACCTGTTCAAATACAATTTCGAAGACCCGTCGAACAAGATGCCGGTGGGCGAGATCGACCTTGAAGAGGTTCATGCGAAGCTTGGGGATTGA
- a CDS encoding DUF5928 domain-containing protein encodes MARIAFILLCHKDPDAIIAQAESLTAVGDYIAIHFDARAKAEHFSRIREALKDNPNVVFARKRIKCGWGEWSLVQATLNAVESAVEAFPRATHFYMLSGDCQAIKSAEYAHEFLDRDDCDYIESFDYFNSDWIKTGMKEERLIYRHFLNERKNKWLFYKSLEVQRALGLTRNVPGDLQMMIGSQWWCLRRRTVEWVLDFTRTRRDVMRFFRTTWIPDETFFQTIVRHLVPENEIRCRTLTFLMFTDYGMPVTFYNDHYDLLLSQDFLFARKISPEAAELKKRLGMLYAAEGRQFQISNEGRRLFHFLTGRGRIGRRFAPRFWETEASLGRGRELMIVICKKWHVAKRLCERIRATTNIPVIEYLFNEEEADLPDLGGIQTTLEKRTRHRRALMRMLFDYHDTDRLVICLDPSNIDLMQDFHADKSATKLLDLECEFTDEYLLGHARRVGLAGDQTPQDTLERLLPTIRYDITFEKDRIRDAGFEHLDRIREGASVDENVPPLARFLDIPIDAAWEIASTPHLFTD; translated from the coding sequence GTGGCCAGAATTGCCTTCATCCTCCTGTGTCACAAGGACCCGGACGCCATCATCGCCCAGGCCGAGAGCCTGACGGCGGTCGGTGATTATATTGCGATTCACTTCGATGCACGGGCCAAGGCGGAGCATTTCAGCCGCATCCGCGAGGCGCTGAAAGACAATCCCAACGTCGTCTTCGCCCGCAAGCGGATCAAATGCGGCTGGGGCGAGTGGAGCCTCGTGCAGGCCACGCTCAACGCCGTTGAGTCGGCGGTTGAGGCCTTTCCGCGTGCCACCCACTTCTACATGCTCTCCGGCGATTGCCAGGCGATCAAATCGGCCGAATACGCCCATGAGTTCCTCGACCGCGACGATTGCGACTACATCGAGAGCTTCGATTACTTCAACTCCGACTGGATCAAGACCGGGATGAAGGAGGAGCGGCTGATCTACCGCCATTTCCTCAACGAGCGAAAGAACAAGTGGCTCTTCTACAAGAGCCTCGAGGTGCAGCGCGCCCTCGGCCTCACCCGCAACGTGCCGGGCGATCTGCAGATGATGATCGGCTCGCAATGGTGGTGCCTGCGCCGCCGCACGGTCGAATGGGTGCTCGATTTCACCCGGACCCGTCGCGACGTGATGCGCTTCTTCCGCACCACCTGGATCCCCGATGAGACCTTCTTCCAGACCATCGTGCGCCACCTCGTCCCCGAGAACGAAATCCGCTGCCGCACCCTGACCTTCCTGATGTTCACCGACTACGGCATGCCGGTGACCTTCTATAACGACCACTACGACCTGCTGCTCAGCCAGGACTTTCTCTTCGCCCGCAAGATCAGCCCCGAGGCCGCCGAGCTGAAAAAACGCCTCGGCATGCTCTACGCCGCCGAGGGCCGGCAATTCCAGATCTCCAACGAGGGGCGGCGACTGTTCCACTTCCTCACCGGGCGCGGCCGCATCGGCCGCCGCTTCGCGCCGCGTTTCTGGGAGACCGAGGCCAGCCTCGGCCGGGGCCGCGAGCTGATGATCGTCATCTGCAAAAAGTGGCACGTCGCCAAGCGCCTCTGTGAGCGCATCCGGGCGACCACCAACATCCCGGTGATCGAATACCTCTTCAACGAGGAGGAGGCCGATCTGCCCGATCTCGGCGGCATCCAGACCACGCTCGAAAAGCGCACGCGCCATCGTCGGGCGCTCATGCGGATGCTTTTCGATTACCATGACACAGACCGTCTGGTGATCTGCCTCGATCCGTCCAACATCGACCTGATGCAGGATTTTCACGCCGACAAGTCGGCCACCAAGCTGCTCGATCTCGAATGCGAGTTCACCGACGAGTATCTGCTCGGCCACGCCCGCCGGGTCGGCCTTGCCGGGGATCAGACCCCGCAAGACACGCTGGAGCGGCTGCTGCCAACAATCCGTTACGACATCACCTTCGAGAAGGACCGCATCCGCGACGCGGGCTTCGAACATCTCGACCGCATCCGCGAGGGCGCGAGCGTCGACGAGAACGTGCCGCCTCTCGCCCGCTTTCTCGATATCCCGATCGACGCGGCGTGGGAGATCGCCTCCACGCCCCATCTGTTTACCGACTGA
- a CDS encoding adenosine kinase yields MTTQYDVVGIGNAIVDVISHGDDSFLDNMGIEKGIMQLVERKRAEVLYAAMTDRVQTPGGSVANTLAGIGTLGLATAFVGRVKDDALGRFYAEKMELEGTTFPNPPVEDASQPPTSRSMIFVSPDGERSMNTYLGCGAEFGEDDVDVSVMENTRYLFLEGYLFDKDKGKRAFMAAANACHHAGGKAGITLSDPFCVDRHRDSFRELIENDMDFTIGNEAEWKSLYQTDSLETALDEAAAICPVVVCTRSGDPVILIRDGERVEVPVERVTPVDATGAGDQFAAGFLYGLATNQTLEMSGRMGVTAAAEVIRHIGPRPKRPLREVFHEAGLL; encoded by the coding sequence GTGACCACCCAGTATGACGTTGTCGGCATCGGCAATGCGATCGTCGATGTGATCTCCCACGGCGATGATAGCTTTCTCGACAACATGGGCATCGAGAAGGGCATCATGCAGCTCGTCGAGCGCAAGCGGGCCGAGGTGCTCTACGCCGCGATGACCGACCGCGTGCAAACGCCGGGCGGCTCCGTGGCCAACACGCTGGCTGGCATCGGCACGCTGGGTCTGGCCACCGCCTTTGTCGGCCGGGTGAAGGACGACGCACTGGGCCGGTTCTACGCCGAGAAGATGGAGCTTGAGGGCACCACCTTCCCCAACCCCCCGGTCGAGGATGCGAGCCAGCCCCCCACCTCCCGCTCGATGATCTTCGTCTCCCCAGACGGCGAGCGCTCGATGAACACCTACCTCGGCTGCGGCGCCGAGTTCGGCGAGGACGACGTGGATGTGAGCGTGATGGAGAACACCCGCTACCTCTTCCTCGAGGGCTACCTCTTCGACAAGGACAAGGGCAAACGCGCCTTCATGGCCGCCGCCAACGCCTGCCACCACGCGGGCGGCAAGGCGGGCATCACCCTCTCCGATCCCTTCTGCGTCGACCGCCACCGCGACAGCTTCCGCGAGCTGATCGAGAACGACATGGATTTCACCATCGGCAACGAGGCCGAATGGAAATCACTCTACCAGACCGACAGCCTTGAAACCGCGCTTGATGAGGCCGCTGCGATCTGCCCCGTGGTGGTCTGCACCCGCTCCGGCGACCCGGTGATCCTGATCCGCGACGGCGAGCGGGTAGAGGTGCCGGTGGAGCGTGTCACACCGGTAGACGCGACCGGGGCCGGCGACCAGTTCGCCGCCGGCTTCCTCTACGGCCTCGCCACCAATCAGACGCTTGAGATGTCCGGCCGCATGGGCGTGACCGCGGCAGCCGAGGTCATCCGCCACATCGGCCCACGCCCCAAACGCCCGCTGCGCGAGGTCTTCCACGAGGCAGGCCTGCTCTGA
- the nth gene encoding endonuclease III: protein MPAPKMTYHQISECFARFREAEAEPKGELEHVNAYTLVVAVALSAQATDAGVNKATRALFAIADTPQKMLDLGLEGLTEHIKTIGLFRQKAKNVMKLSQILVDDYHGVVPSSREALTSLPGVGRKTANVVLNMWFKHPAQAVDTHIFRVGNRSGIAPGKDVDAVERAIEDRIQAEYQQHAHHWLILHGRYTCKARKPMCPNCIIRDICLYEEKTL from the coding sequence GCGAGGCCGAGGCCGAGCCCAAGGGCGAGCTGGAGCATGTCAACGCCTACACCCTCGTCGTCGCCGTTGCCCTTTCGGCCCAGGCCACCGATGCAGGCGTGAACAAGGCCACCCGCGCCCTCTTCGCCATCGCCGACACGCCGCAAAAGATGCTCGACCTCGGGCTTGAAGGGCTCACCGAGCACATCAAGACCATCGGCCTCTTCCGCCAGAAGGCGAAGAACGTGATGAAGCTGAGCCAGATCCTTGTCGACGACTACCACGGCGTCGTGCCGTCCTCCCGCGAGGCGCTCACCTCGCTCCCCGGCGTGGGCCGGAAAACCGCCAACGTTGTGCTGAACATGTGGTTCAAACACCCCGCGCAGGCGGTCGACACCCATATCTTCCGCGTCGGCAACCGCTCCGGCATCGCGCCCGGCAAGGATGTGGACGCCGTCGAACGCGCCATCGAAGACCGCATCCAGGCCGAATACCAGCAGCACGCCCACCATTGGCTCATCCTGCATGGCCGCTACACCTGCAAAGCCCGCAAGCCGATGTGCCCCAACTGCATCATCCGCGACATCTGCCTTTACGAGGAGAAGACCCTGTGA